In the Lepus europaeus isolate LE1 chromosome 10, mLepTim1.pri, whole genome shotgun sequence genome, AGATCGGTGGCCTggcacctcctccctccctccctcttctcttgcAGACGGGTTGTGTTTGGGGAAAATAACAATGTCACAGGAAAGAGACTGGGGGCCAGGAAGATTTGCAACCTGGAATCCAGTGCCCAGGATCACAAAATCCACTCTGCTCTCAGAGCCTGGGGTCAGGCTGGGCTCTCAGACCCCGCGGTAAACAGAATGAACTGGTGCTCTTGCACACGCTAGCCACAGGGGGGCAGCAGCGTGCTAGCATGCAAGTCACTCTGGGAAATTCTCTTACAGGACAGCCACCACTGTGGAGACCTCCGGGGAGAGGGGCGTGGTGGGCCCACCTATTTCAGTATCTACCAGAAACAGGTCATACTGCAGGGGAACAAGCCGCTGATTCCAAGGTAACGGGCTGGAAATAGACTGCTCTCCCACACATTTAATAACAAGCGGTAGGAAGCAATGGGGCACGGCCAGGTGCTGGGGGCACCCCAGGCCTCCCTGTGAGACACGGACCCGCAGCCCTCCACAGGACAGGCCACGGGCCCCTCAGACCACTGCCGCCCCGCACCGGAGCGGGGGCTGGGCCCGTGTCCCCAGAGGCCTGGCAGAGGGGGCACGGCCAGCACCCAGTCCCCGGGCTGGTGGGTTCATGCAGTCCAGGTGCATCTCAGGAGGTGCAGCAGAGCATGGGGGTCCCGGGTGCAGGTCTCTCCACATCCAGCTGGCCCCTAGCCTGTCATCCGCACCACACACCGGGTCAGGGTGTCAGCGTTTcggcagcaggaggcaggctgtGCGTGTGGTGCTCGAGAATCTGCAAAGACAGCCgtgccctccaccccccaccccgtgtcgCTGGTCAAAGGGCTACCCTGCGTGGAGGCCAGGGAGTGGACAGGATAAACCCTCAGCCCTTCCCAGCTCAGGGTGCGACCAGCCGATCCCAAGCTCCCAAGCACAGCCTAAGGGAGATTGCTTGCAGAGAGCCCAGGTGCCCAGCTTCCCCAGGTGGTACTGAGACTggtacccacccacccacacccacatcccGCCTCACCCCGGCTGAGCACCCACTTCCCAGTATTCCCACGGCCCTACCCAGGCCCACGGCCCCACAGCAAGCATCTCAGGACCTCCCCCAGGGGACGCGGAGGTCCCCTAGCGCTGAGGTGAAGGGACAGCAAGGACAGGAAGTGGGATTATCGCCCCAGGTGGGAGCAGACGCCACagtgctgcagcccagccctgctctccacTGGCCCCCGCTATTACCCTACCACCACCTGAACCTGAACCCAAAAGGCCAAGGCACTGGTCTCCCTGCTCAACCCCGACCCCTCCACTCCGACCACGTGGATCTTTTCTCCATAGAGGTTTATTCCAGCTGACCCTTGGAGCCCCTCCCCATGACTCAGGGCAAAGCTGAATCCAGCAGCCGAGGCAGCTGTGACTGTTCCCAGCAGCAagaggggacaggagggggcCGTGACACAGAGGTCCTCTCTGCAGAGGCCACCCATGGCAGCAGTCTGAGAGCGCTGGGGCAGCAGGCAGGCTGTCCAGGTCGGGAAATGAGGGGGCTCCGGGGGCCAGCACCAGTTCTGCTGCTCCCCGAGCCTCAGAGCTGCTCTGCGAAGTCCTCGAAGCCCCCACTTGTAAGACGTGAAGGCTCCCGAGACCCTCTCTCCCTGTTGGGGAAGCGTGGCTGGGGGAAGAAGGCTGGGCAAGTGACAAGATGCATGGGGCCAGACGGCAGGGAGACCCCAGCCATGCCAGAGCCCCAGGACCCAGCCGGGAGCAGGCTGTGTCCCCTGAGCACAGACAGGGCCCCCGGGCCAGGCCCCACAGGGCACACACTCGTCGTCACCGAGGTGCCGAGGTGAGAAGTGGCCGATGAGCAAGGGCACGGTGGCGGCTGGGATTAGCGCCAGGTCCTGGGCTGCCCGGCGGGCTGGCAGGTTCTTGGCCGCTTCACAGCTGCTGAGCTGCACCTGTCCagccgcccctgccccgcccctcccagcccctctcacAGGCACCCAGTGGGTTCCCTTCTCTGGGAGAGAAACTGGGGACCCCGCCCAAGCCCTGGGCAAGGAGGGCAGAACTCGAGCATGGGAAGGGCAAGAGAGGCCAGaatcacccccacccacccacaggaGCCCCCGAGTTCCCAGTAACACTGCTGAGCAGAGCAGGCTTCCCGGCTCAGCCCCTGTGGCTCTGCCGGGAGGTGGCCTTGGCCCGGAGTTACCTTCTCCTTTGGACCACCCAGGCCCTTTCCTCCATATGGTTCCTGTCCTTGGCGAGACgcaggcaggagacccagatggagcccccgCAGCTGGGAACCCTCAGCCCCACTTCCTGGGGCTACGTGCTCCTGAGGCCCCCCagctgctgggagccaggccaTCCGCataacccacccacccacccccaccccaacacgcACAACACACCAAGTCCTGGCCCCGAGGGGGCCTGGTgcacctccccccacccatgGCCATCCAGCCACACTCCCGGCCAGAGCAGGCAGAAAGGAGCCTTACCCAGAGCCCGcctgggaagaggcagaggggcaggggtccCCTAAAACCTGGACGCGGCCGGGGGCAGGCTCACTGACCCTCTTCCGCCTCTGTTCCCAGGAAAAGAAcaagagggtggggaggggacactcaggaggggggaggggcgctCCTTGGTGGATCCCAGCATGGCCCCCTCCCTCCCGGGCTCAGCTGGGACCAAAGCCACCCAGGAGCTGACTCCCCAAGGGGCCTCTTCAATGAGTGCTCAATGGCGTGGCTGCCACTCGCCCTGTGCCCAGCCCTCTCACCTGTGTGGGGCACCCCGGAGCCTCTGGGCTGAGTCCAGGCTGCCCCGAGGCCGCCGCCCAGGGCAGGCCGGGCACCTAGGAGGAGTCGTCGCTGCCCCCGCTGTTGCCGCTGGGCTCGGAGTCGCAGGACGCCCGGCGCTCGTGGGCCAGCAGCGCCGCTAGGCCCTGCGCGCGGAGGAGCAGCCCGCCGGCCAGGAACAAGACCCCGCAGAGCACCAGCAGTGACAGCACGCCCAGCACCGCTGCCTGCACCGTGCGCCGGCCCCCAGGGAGCTCCAGCGACGCCCCTGACTGGTTGCAGCAGGTCAACCAGGCGGCCGGGGCCAAAGCGCCCACCTGCGAGCCGTTCATGCTCCGGCACTGGCGGCTGCCCAGACGTGTGTGAGGCTGCCAGATGTGCCGAGGGCCTGGCCGCAGCAGCGGGGAGGGGCCAGAGGGGCGGGTCCCCGAGGCCCCCACCCCTCGGGCAGACAGAGGGCTCCTCCAGCGTGGACTCCGGCCCCTTCTCCACAGGCCAGGCGTGTTTCTTCCCGTCCCCAAGGCCCACACCCCTACTCATGCAAACACAGCGAGCCGGCCCCAGGCGCCCCTGCCCCAAGGAATCTCCCCAGCCAGGAAGGCAAACAGGAGGCAgcacctccctgcagccccatcCTAGCTGCTAGCTGGGGCGCATCCCCTCTGAGCAGGACACAGGACAAGGGCGCCGCCCTTCTGGGACTTTCCTGGCCCAAAGCGCTCCACTCTACCCTGCCCCATCAGCCCCTGAGGGGCCTCCGGCAGCCTGGGGGAACAGTTCAGACCGGGGCCACCAGGCCTCCCACCCCAACCCTTGTATAAACCGGTCCCCTAACTCAGGGGAATCCCAGTGCCAGGAGGGAGGGCCAGGACTGTCCTGTCCACCAGGCAGCCTGCCGCCAGCTGCTTGTCCCCCAGCCAGGCCACTCCGGGAAAGCTGGGACAGACGCTCGCCCCTCGGGCCAGGTCTAAGGAATCCCGCAGCTGGCCTCTGCTCCCCTTCTGCTCACACGCACCTGGGCCAGCCGAGTCCTCGGAACGATCAGATCAGCCAAAGGCCGCGTGGAAGGTCACGCGCGGGCGGGGACTTGCTGGGGgccgtccccagctcctggccccccAACCCCCTGAGGCCTCACACAGGACCAGCAACACCCATGGAACCTCAGGCACAAACGCCCCATGGCCAAGAGCAGCTTCACAGGAGAAAACCACATCCacgcctcccagcctcccagcctccgAGCCTGCGCCACACCAGCTCCCCACCCCAAGCTCCCTTAGCGGCCCTCACACACAACTCCATCTGCTCAGAACTGCCCCAGGGAGCCAAAAGCCATCGTAACATCCGGACCCAGTCAGCACATGCACAGCACCCACTGGAGATTCTGCCTGTGCCCGTGGAACTCGCCAAGGGCAAGGCCCCGGTCAGCACGAGGCCAGCCTGCCTGGAGgaagcccaggccccagctggcCAACCGGAGACATCCACACGGAGCTGCCACCCCAGGCACTCGGGGACCTGCGCATGTGCTGTGGCCACAGGGCCTTCCCCGGCCAGGGAAGAGAAAAGCCACGCATCCGGACCCCACGGCTTCAGTCCGGGGCTGCAGGGTCGCGTCTGGCTGGGCGACCCCTGCCTGTGTGGCTCTCCAGCCACCGAGGGCACCCCCGGTGTGTAAGCCCGTCACACTCACGCCCTCGCAGGAACACTGGAAGGGCTGACGTCTGGGGCCAAACACCGCCGGGGAGGACGGCTCAACCCAAACTCGCACTCTCAACTTTATTCCCCGACCCAGTGGCGTGCTTCCACGCGGGGACGGCAGAGAGCCCCGCAGGGGGTGTGTAGGACGCGGCCTCTGGCAGCAGCCCCCTCGGCGGCGCCCCGAGTTTGCCGGTGCGGGTCCCAGCGGGAGCTCCCTGGGCTCCGGCCAGGGCTACAGAGCCAGGGTGTCCTTGATGAGCCTGCGCATGGTGGTGGTGACGGAAGTGCCCAGGGCGTCGGTGATCTGGAAGGAGATCTTGTACAGGTAGGGCTGCACGTCCCGCAGGCCCGTGTCGAACACGTTGTCCACCTCGGACTGCGTGGGCATCTTGGGCAGGTACTCGTGCCGGTTCATCACCTCCACCACGTTGGTCACCTTCTCGCACAGCCTCTCGCCCACCTTCTCCCGGCAGATCTGCCGCTCCTGCTCCGTGGCCAGGGCCACCACGTGCACCTTCACCGTCCACACCTCCCACGGGATGCACTCGTCCGAGAAGGGCCAGCGGGACTTCTTCTTCTGGTAGAACTCCAGGGACATCTGCCCCAGCCCGTCCCCACCGGAGCTGCGCAGGGCctcctggggggagagggggcacACGATGAGCAGGAACACAGCCGGCCCCCCGGGGAAGTGCTCTCCCAGCCCCCGCCCGAGGGAACAGGATTTGTGTGAAGTGACGGAGCAAACTGAGCAGACCTATCTCCTAGCCCAGCAGGGATTGGTGCTACGGGGGGCCGGCTTCCTGTATCTGAGCGCCAgtctgagtgccagctgctccatttccgatgcagcttcctgctaacgcgcgccctgggaggcagcggacgCAGGCTCATGTCGTTGGAGCCCGGCCACCCACACGGgacagggttcctggctcccagttctggcctggcccagcccgggccactACAGGAGTCTAAGGAGTAAACCAGGTGGACAGGCttgtaaaaatatcaaaatatctacCCATGGAAACAGGGAAACACTGCACATCTGAATGGAGGTGGAGTTAACAAGCACACACCCACTCCCTCTTCCCGAGTGAGGCACGGTTAGCACTGTGGCCTGGCCGTTCCACACAGGCCCGCGCCCCCACAGCCACACTGCCACAgggaccccctccccaccacggAGCCACCCGGGGAGACAAAGGCAGAAGCCCGCAGAGACAGCCAAGAGCCGGGGCTTCCCCTGGACACAGCCGTTCCCTCCCTAAGCCCCTGGGGCCCCAAGAGCAGCTCCAAAGGCACCAGCTCTGCAGATCAAAAGAACCCAGCGCACGCGCACCCATGCACAGAACAAGGGGCACTCAGGGACCCCTGCGCCCCTACCTTGAACTCCCCGACAACCTTGCGCAGGGCGCGGTCCAGCTCATCAGAGGACACGCGCACGTAGGTGAAGTCGATGAAGTCGCAGTCGACGTCCTGGGTGCCCACGGTGCCAATGGAGTAGGTGCCCTCCTTCTTGTAGTGGAACTTGCCCGTGCTGCGGTGCAGCAGCACCGTGTGCAGCACAGCCAGCATGGCCTCCTCCACCTGCCGGCCCTCCACCGTCACCTCCAGCACCTCCGAGCGACAGTTCAtcctgcggcggcggcggccccacCAGGGTGGGCCAACCTGCCAGAGGCGCCCGGGTCAGCACAGCCCTGCTCTGCACCCAGCTGCGCGTTACCAGACCACGCTCAGCAGGGGTTTGCAATCCCACAGGCCGCCCAAGCTTGGCGCCCGCTCCCGGGACAGCAGCTAAGAGgcactggccgtgcacaggcaggcacagccctgccctggggaagCTGGCCGGGTGGAAGGCAGGAGGCAAACGTCGTGGGGCCGGGAAAGACTGGAGGATGGTCTTGGGGACCCCGAATGGGCTCTGAGGAGAACGTAGTGACCAGCCAGGTGCCGTCACTGCGTGCAGACCAAGTCTGTGCGTTACCCCTGGCTACAGAGCACAGGACGACTTGGAGCTACTCTGGAGTCACACGCTGCTTTGAGAACTCAAAGGAAGTCTTGAAGACGGAGCTTTTAAAAAGCTGActctcggctggcgccgcggctcactaggctaatcctccgccttgcggcgccggcacaccgggttctagtcccggtcagggcaccagattctgtcccggttgcccctcttccaggccagctctctgctgtggccagagggtgcagtggaggatggcccaagtgcttgggccctgcaccccatgggagaccaggataagcacctggctcctgccatcggatcagcgtggtgcgctggccgcggcggccattggagggtgaaccaacggcaaaggaagacctttctctctgtctctctctcactatccactctgcctgtcaaaaaaaaaaaaaaaagaaaaaaaaaaagctgactctCTGAGCGAGGCATGCACACGCACCCCAGATCTCCCAGGTTTCCAGGGCCACCCAGACTCCGGGGAAGACCCTGCAACTGGGTGAGGGccgggggtgaggggtgaggggcgtCGATCTCGGGCAAGTGTTCACCAGGTATTGGCCATTTGTTATCCTACGGCTAATATTAGCCAGGACACGACGTTACCCTACGGCTGGCGGGAGGGAGGGATCAGCGGCAAGGAGAGATCGGACTCCAGAACCAAACAGGAGTGCAGACGGAGAGGCCCAGGGCTGGACAGACAGTCCGCCTCCTCCCACAGGCGACCACCGCCTCCGCACAGCTCGCGTCGGCCCAGCCCCGCGGTGTCCCGCCGCCCTCCCTTCCACAGCTCCCCCTCTCGCCACCCCCATGCCCCAGTCCCCTTCTCACAGCAGCCATGTTTGGTCCGTAAAGCACCTGCTGTACCCCAGGACCCCCCTACCAGCGAGCAGGGCGCGGGACGACTCCTCCCCCAGCCGCTTCCCCCGGGGCCAACTCGGAGCCACGGGCACCCGGACGCCCACCGTGTGCTCAGCCTGGCCTCAGGCCCCTTCCCCGCTCCCACCTCCTCCCGCTAAACAGCCCTCCGGCCCCGCGGGGCGCATCCAACAACCCCGCCCGGGTCCGGCTCCTCTCATCGCCCCGCCCCCACGAACCTGCGCACTCCCGGCAGCAAGGGGACAGCGGACTCCCGGGCTGTCTCGGGGACGGCGCCCCGCGCCCAGCCTCACCGGACTCCGAAGTTCGCGGCGCGTTAGCTGCGGCACCAGACCACCGCGGCCACAGACGGCGCCGGCGCCGGAAGCCAGCTCCGGACCCCGGACCAGCCGCCGCGCCGGGACGGTTCCACCTGTGCCGCGGCCTCCGGCGGGGGGGAGGCGTCCGGTTCGACCGAGCCCACCTGGAACGCGGCGCTCAGATCTTCTGTACAATCACCTTGGCGCACAGCCGCAGTCCTTTTCTTCTGTGAAAACTGAATTCTACTTTTTTCTGGGTTCTCTCtcggattttaaaaatttaatggtgAGGTGTTCCCCCCCCCCGATTGGACGAATCCATTCACCCTTTACCACAGAGAATGTTGTTGTGCTTCGGCTGGAACGACGTACTTCCGCCATAGAGATAGGCGGGAAGGAGCGGCCGGCTGGGCTCCGCGCTGCCTCCGCCGGCGGAGAGGAGTCGGGGCGGCGAGCCGGCCTTGGGGTCCCAGACCCCGGCCGTGCTGAGACCGGGAAGGGGTCTCGGGGAGGTTGCGTATGCGGCCGACCGGACGGCAGAGCTGGAGCGTGTATCACAGGCTCCCCCGGCCGGGAACCCACATGAAGATGCTGGAGCAAGGATCTTGTCGCTGAGCGCTCACTTCAGCCAGCAGCAACCCTTGGCAGCCTGCCGCGACGGTTCTTGTAAGTCTGGCAATTCCGCCATCGCTTGTCGGAGGCCCTTGGCATTCGAGTTCCCGCTGCATAGACAGGAAGCTGCTAAACAGGACGCCCACATCCCTTAGgggagtgcctaggttcgagtcccagccccgCCGCGGACCCCAGCTTCcggctgggaggtggcaggtgctgtCTCAGGTggttgggacacctggatggagctctccATTCCCTGTGTGGCGCGCCTTTGGGGAGCGAACCCGTGGCTGGAagctccctctctccgtctccccGTCCTGTGCTTGTCAAATTCTAGCAAACGAAGAAGTCCACACCTTGCGACCTGTGAAGTGGTAGGGATATGGGTTCTGAGCCCTTGGAAACTTCCTGGGGACACCTTTGTTTCTATTTGTAGATTGCAAGTCCAGGGTAAAGCGGGCATTGTCGGTGTCTCTATTAATGCCCCCACTTCCTCCAGGAGGCACTGCTGAGCTACTTGCTTAGGGGTTAGACTTCATCTCCCAAAACGACAGATCACATTTGTTGAGTGGGATTaaaaagagctttaaaaaaattatttcttgggaccggtactgtggcatagcgggtaaagccgccgccttcagtgccggcatcccatatgggcgctggc is a window encoding:
- the SMIM41 gene encoding small integral membrane protein 41 produces the protein MNGSQVGALAPAAWLTCCNQSGASLELPGGRRTVQAAVLGVLSLLVLCGVLFLAGGLLLRAQGLAALLAHERRASCDSEPSGNSGGSDDSS
- the ATG101 gene encoding autophagy-related protein 101, producing the protein MNCRSEVLEVTVEGRQVEEAMLAVLHTVLLHRSTGKFHYKKEGTYSIGTVGTQDVDCDFIDFTYVRVSSDELDRALRKVVGEFKEALRSSGGDGLGQMSLEFYQKKKSRWPFSDECIPWEVWTVKVHVVALATEQERQICREKVGERLCEKVTNVVEVMNRHEYLPKMPTQSEVDNVFDTGLRDVQPYLYKISFQITDALGTSVTTTMRRLIKDTLAL